CGGGATGCGAGGGTTGGAAGGGGAGAGGAATGACGCATGGCTGAAGAAGCAGCCAGCGTGCCAACGCCGCCTCAACCCAATCCCCTTCGGACTGCAACTCTCTGCGGCGCAACGACTTACCGCAACCGATCAGCTCGCCCGGCCATCGCGGTTGTTGCATTCTGGCAACACTCTGCGGTCCACCTTGGTGCCGAAAAAGCAACGATGATGCGTTGGATCAACACCGCAAAGCTCGCCCGGCAATCGCGGTTCCATTGATTGGTGCGGGGGGCAAATTCTGGTAGGCTTGACGATCGCATTGCTGACAACTTCAACGAGGAATGAACGATTAAGACCTCTCATCCCGAACGCCGACCTCTGATCGTTGGCGAAGTGCTGTTTGATAACTTTCCCGATGGCCAGTCGATCTTGGGCGGGGCTCCGTTCAACGTGGCTTGGAATCTGCAAGGCTTTGGAATGGAGCCGGAGTTTGTCTCGGCGATCGGCGACGACGATGCGGGACGGCGGATCACCGAGCGGATGCAATCGTGGCAGATGTCGACCGCGGGTTTGCAAACCAACGAGCATCCGACCGGCGAAGTACAGGTCGAGTTTCAAGATGGGCAACCGTCGTATGAGATCGTTCCCGACCGGGCGTTCGATTTCCTGAAGATGCCCGATTTCCCAGTCACCTCGTCCGGGTTTGCGTTGTTGTATGTCGGCAGTTTGGCCAGCCGGAATGCTGTCAGCCGCGACACGATCCGACAAATCATCGCCGACAGCGACCTACCTCGCTTTGTCGACATCAACATCCGACTGCCATGGTTCGACAAAAAGTGGCTGCACACGCTGCTACATGGAGCGCATTGGGTCAAGTTGAGCGATGAAGAGCTTTCGCAGTTGACCGATACGCCCTGCAAGACTGCCGATGAAATCCGTGCCGGCGTCCAGCGTTTGAGCGCCGAGTTTGGCGGGGAACAATTTTTTGTCACCTGCGGCTCGCGCGGCGCCTACGCCGTCACCGGCGGTGAATTGATCGTCGCCGACGCCCCCACTCCCAATCCGATGCGAGACACCGTTGGTGCGGGAGACGCCTTTGCCGCGACGACCATTTACGGTCTACTGAGCGGATGGGATTTGCAACGCACAATCCGCACCGCAACGCGTTTCGCATCGCGTGTCTGTGGGCTCACTGGGGCAACCTCTGACGATGCGGCTCTGTACCAATCGGTGAACGATGGACTGGCTACTTGAACCCGCCCGGATGCAGTTTTGTGAACGGACGCTCGACGGACTGATCAAACATCCGGCTGACACTTGGACCAACATCGGTCCGCTGGTCGCCGGCATCTTTATTCTGATCTACGCCAACCGCCCGCTGGAACGGCTGCTGGGAGTTGCCGCGATGTGGACCGGCCTCGCGTCGGGCTACTTCCACGCATCCAACACGATCCTCGGCGAGACCTTGGATCTCAGCGGGATGTTCATGTTCATCTTGAGCATCGCGGCGTTGCAGCAACACCGCAGCGATCCCAATCGGCCGGGGCAACGGATGCTGATCGCGATCGTTCTGGTCGGCTCGCTTATCCTGACCGTTCTCTCTTCGTTTTCGACAGCCTTTGCCAGCCCGATGTTTGCCGTGATCGTAGTGATCGTGGTCGCTCGCGGCCTGTACGACAGCATGCTCACCCGCTGGGCCTACGCGATGGTGATCACGTTTCTGATCGCCTGGGGCTTCTGGTGGTTGGACTACATGCACATCGTCTGCCACCCCGACAACCACATCCTGACCGGGCATGGACTCTGGCACCTGCTCAACGGCGTCGTCTTCTGGTGTGCCTTCCGACACTACCAAAGCACGATGCCAGATCCAGCGACCGAATTAGCGGAAGATCAGCAGCCAGGCGATTAGCTCATCAGTCGATTTCTGCAGCCAATTCGATCAGGGCCTGAGCCAACCGCGGGTCGGGCCCTAGTCGATCGACCGCAATCCAGCGGCGATTCCGATGCCGATCCGCTGCCGCATCGATCATCTGCATTACGCGTTGGTTCAGATCGCCCTGAAACAGCAGGTGCGGTTGGACCACGATCGTATCGATCTCGGGCAGTTGAGCGACTTCATCCAACACCGAAGCGAGATCGGGCCGCGCCATCGCCACAAAACCAGTGCGTACAACCGCTGGCCGCAGCGACTGGCCACGCAATTCACTGAAGCGATACATCTCCGCCGTCGCACCATCATCCAGACTGCCGCGGCCCACCATCACCAGCGCCGTCCGCGCCAGATCGACTCCGCCCGCGGCATCGATCGCCTGTTGGGCTCGGATCGCCGAAAGCTCCAAGAGTTTGGGATGGCACTGCAGCGGCGGCGTCTGCGCAAACGGCAGGCTGCGATTTTTGGTCGCCCCCGCATCGCAAGCCGCCTGCAACTCCTCGGGTATGTCCCGCTTGGCGTGCCCCGCAGCGAACAACAGCAGCGGCATCGCGCAAATGCCGTCGACACCCTCCGCAACCATCCGCTGCCATGCGTCGCCGATCGTCGGCTGCTGCAGCTCCAAGAAACAGGCTTCGACAGGTGCCGGAGCGAGCATCTCGCCGAGCACCTTTCCCAGCTGCAAGAACTCCTTCGTTCCGTCGAGGTCACGCGTTCCATGACCTATCAACAGATAACCCGGCCGCGTGCAAGCTTGCATCGCGGCGGGTGAAGCATCATGAGGAACCGGTAGAGCCGGGTCCGAGGATTCCGACGTGTTCAATGTCCTTCCCTTTCGCGGCAAAGCGGAGATGAAGAGCGAAAGGGCAGAGAGCGAACCGTCTATTTGCCCATCAACTTAGTGACGCTCGGCTCGATCGATTCGGCCCAAATCGTGTAGCCCTGTTCGCTCAAGTGTAGCAGGTCGGGCATGATTTCCTTGGACAACGAGCCGTCGTCGGCGAGGAATTTGTCGCCAATATCCAAGTAGAAAATGTTCTCGTTGTCGGCCAGCTTGGCAACGATGGCGTTGCTGGTTTCGTTGGCTTGACGCTTCGGGTCGGCGGGAGTCGCACCGCGAGGAAAGGTAGCCAGCAACAAGATCTTCATTTCGGGAGCTTTTTCACGCAATTGGTGAATGATTGCGGTGACGCCTTCGGCGATCTCTTCGGGCTTGTTCCGGCCGGAGTTGTTGGTGCCGATCATGACGACAGCCAACTTGGGCGAGATCCCTTCCAAGTTGCCATTATCCAACCGCCACATGACGTGTTGCGTGCGATCGCCACCGATGCCCAGATTGACAGCGTTGCGATCGCCGTAGAAATCGGCCCACACCTTTTTGCCGCGGCCTTCCCAGCCCTGAGTGATCGAGTCGCCGATGAAGACGAGGTCGACGTTCCCCTTGGCAACGCGAGCGTTCATCGATTCGTGACGCTTCATCCAACCACCCTCGCGCGGCACGGGGGTGATCGCATCGTGCTTCGTTGCGGTGGCTTGAGCGCTTGCGACCGAGGTCAGCATCGCAGCGATCAGGAAACAGGAAACGGAGGTCATTCTTCGCAAGGTCATGTTGGTTGGATCCCAGGTTGTGTAGTGGGTAGGGGGGTGTAGAAACGCCCATCTTAGTCGCTGGAAACGAGCCATGGAATCGAGCCCCAAAAAACAACAGCTCGCCGACGCAGAATGCGTTGGCGAGCTGAGGCGTTGTTCCATTCGAAGCGGCTGAGATAGCCGGAAAACCTACGCGGCAACCACTTGGTCGCGTTGGCCGGCCCAGGTGATCCAGTCGGTGACTTCGGCGAGATCAGGCGCGGGAGCTCCGCGGAGGATTCGTTTTCCTTCGCTGCTGTGCGCGATCGGCGTGACTTCGTCCAACAGCCACTGCGGATTGCACTCGCTCAATTGCTTGACGCTGGTGATCTCCGCAGCGACCAACAACTGGGCGTCGTGGCCACGCAGCATCGGCGAGGTGCACATCAGCTTGGATTGCATCTGCCAATCGCGAACCGTTTCGGTCGTGATCCGGCGGTGGTTCAATTTGTCGGCAACAAACGCGGGATCGGCATCCAACAGATCGGCAACCGTATAGACTCCCGCTTTCTCCAATCGCTTCGCCATCGAAGGCCCGATCGAAGGAGCGTCGACGACGTCGCTCTCCTTGCTCAAGTAATACCGCAGCGTGCGCGACTTGCTATCGCCATCGATCGGCACTGTCGAACGCTCCGATCGCTCGCCGCGACTGGTACGTGTGACGCGTGTCCGCGTCGACCGTTGGCTTCGCCCGTTGGACGAACCATCGCGGTCGCTGGATCCGTTGCTGGATCGGGATGACAAACGGCTGCTCGAACGGGAAGACGAATTGCTGCTTCCCGATCCGTTTCGCGAACTCGAACGCTTGGTGCTGCGAACAACGCGATTGCCGTCGTGGTCGTATTCGTATTCGACTTCAAGATCAGCGATTCCATCGCCATCGTAGTCGTAGGTCTCGCGATAGCTGTTTACCGAACCGGTACGCTGACGAACCGATTCGTGGTCGTACGGATTGGGGAACGAAGAGTGATCGCTCGACAGTGGACGGCTGGTGCTTTCGCCGGATTGCCCATCTCGCGACGAGGTGCGACGACGGCGAGTGACGCGAGTCGTGCGACCACCGCGCGACTCATCGGATCGTTCACCGCTGCGGCTGCGTGTCGATGTCCGTGTCGTGCGTGTCGATTGACGTTCGCCATCGCGATGACCTCGCAGAACAGCTCGGCTGGCCGAAGCGATCCAAGTCGTGATCCGCGACAATTCGTAACTGGTTCCGCTGCGAAGCGTCTCACGTCCCAAGTCGGTCGCCAGGAAGCGTTCGACTTTGACCAACAGTTCGGTTGGATGCAGTTGAGCCAATTCCTTAGGCGTCGTGACGCCACAGCCGACCAAAATCCGAGCGTCGAAGGGACGCAGGCCGGGAACGCGGCAGACCAGATCGGATTCGATCTGCCAACGGCGGATCGTGCGATCGCTGACTCCCGCCAATCCAATTCGCGAAGCGATGTTGGCGGCGTTGCTGGTCAACAGATCGCCCACCGATTCGACACCGATGCCACGCAAGCGGGCTGCGGCGACCGAATCGACCGACGGAGCCAAGTCGATGTGACTTTCCGGGGTCAAAAAGTGGCGACCGATCAGCGTTTCGCCGTCGATCGTTGTTCCAGTTCGCGATTCCTTGCGATGGTTCGGTTCGTACAAACCACGCATCGTGCGGCGTCGCGGATAGTTGTTCGCAGGACTCCAGCTGCGGCCGGGAGTGTGCGACGGATTGTCGTACAAACCGTTCGATTCCCGCCAAGCCATGTCAAGGAAGCGGTTGACGTCGTACAGATCGCTGCCGGCCGCTCCGTTGTTCAAGTTGTTACGGGCAGGCAGTGCATCGGTCCATGCGCCCTGTTCCGAGAGGTCGTCGACCAACGCTTGCGAACGTGTCAGCACAAGCACTTGGTTGCCGCCGGCGGCGAATTCAACCAACGTGCGAGCGACGCTGCGGTGATCGTGGTGATGCACAACGGGATCGTCGATGATCAACGGCATCCCAGTCCGATTTTCGTTCATCAGGCAACAAACCGCCATCCGCACGGCAAGCGCTGCGGTTCGGCGATCGTCCGACGAGATATCCGATTCACGGCGACCATCGACACGAACTTGATCGGGGCCGACCAATTCGATCGTCCGCAATCGGCCCGCTGTCAAACGCGTCAACCAATGGTTTGCACAAGCGATCAACGGCGACTGCGTCGCATGACCGGCGGCTTCCATACGTCGCAGTTCGTCATCCAAACGGGCTCGTTCGCGACGCAATCCGTCCAACGAATCGAGCCATTCCAAACGACGTCGCACGTCGGCCAATTCATTTCGCAAGTGAGCCATGCGATCGGAATCAACAAACGGTCGTCGTTCGATCGGTTGGGACAACATGTCGCGTTGCAGGTTGTCGATGTCGCGAACAACTGTCGCCAATTGGTCGTCGGCGCGTTGCAGTTCGCTTCGCAAACCGGTCAATTCATCTTGCAACCGTTGGCGGCGGGCGCTGGCGGCATCGCTCGATCCAACGCTTGGCGGGCAATGTTCGCTGACCAACCAATCGCGCAGGTGAGGCGTATCGGTGTACGGATTCCAGTCGCCGTAAGCCGACGACAACTGATCCATCGGGATGCCATGTTCGCGAGATGCCAGTCGCATCAAGTCGCTGCGATCGGCGATCAAACGCTCGATCGCCGACATCAGCTCCTGTTCGCAGCGGCGCAGTTGCGCCAGTTCGTCATCGAAACGAGCGTGCGGTTGGTGCGCGTCGCGGCGTCCCAATCCTTCGCGAATCGTATGCAATTCGTCGCGCATCGCGTGCAGGTTGCGAGCCTGCGTCGAAGCGTCGTTGCCGTAGCGGTAGTAGCCGTCGGTATAACAACCGGCCAATGCATCGAGTTGGCGTTGGGCGTGATCGATGCGTCCTTCCAGGCTGCTCAGATACTCATAAGGATCGCTCGCCGCATCGGCACCGCTACGATAGGCAGGCCGCGTGGCCGCGTCGCTGTAGTACGGTTTGTCGCTAGAATCCTGCAACCGCTCGCGCAGCGACCGGACCTCTTGCATCGTGCGACGCCAGCGAACCAATTGCGCGTCGAGTTCTTCCAACTGCAGACGATAGTCTTCGGCGATCGTCCAGCGTTGCGGTTCGTGTTGCGGCGCTTGACTCAACCGATCCATCTCGTCTTGGATGTCGGTGATCGATTCTCGCAGTTCACCTTGGAAATGACGCAGACGCGTCGCTTCCAGCTGAGCGGTTCGCAAACGCTGTTCGGCGAAGGTACGGTCGGGGCGATCGAGCGACTTTTCGCTGACGACGCTTCCGCGTTCAAGCGTTTCCAGTTCCGTGGTCAAGCGGCGACGACGCATCTCCAGCTCATCGCGATTTTCGGTGCCCCGATAATCGCGTCCGATCTGAGCGTCGATGTCGACCAACCGCAACTTGATGCGTTCGATCTCTTCGGATGGACGATTGACCGCGCAAGCCAGCTCAAAGCCGACCGAAGCCGCAGCTTCGAAGACGCGAGCGATCGATGTCTCGTTGGTGTCGGGAGCGACAACCATGTCGACAAGCGCCGGTGGAATCGCATCGGGACGCCGCGAGTGGTAGCCGTAATGTCGGTAGCGTTCGTCGGCGTAAGCTGCATCGCGAGGCGAGAAATCGATCAGCAAACGGCCGTCATGGGTGCCGTCGGATTCGCGTTGGCAATGATACAGCCCGCGATGGTCGGCCCAGGTGACGCGGCCAACGGTTGCACCGTGGCGGTCGTATTGGTTGCCCAGCATCACGCCGCGGATGAAATCGACGATCGCAGTCTTGCCCGAGCCCTCGGGGCCCCAGATCGCGTTGATTCCGTTTGAAAATGGCCCGATATTTTTCTTACCGAACGGGCCGTAGACGTCGATGTCTAAGCGTTCCAACAACATGGGTCTGGCTCCTCCTTGGCCACTATACAAACCGATTCCATCGATTTACGGGAACGATCAGAATAACGAGCGGTCGACAAGGGACAAAGAGCGGTTTGCCACAAAATCGGCTTTCCTTGCAGATTTGACTCAAGTTTCGTCCTGTAAACGCCACGCATATCGAAAACACAAAATGCTATCAATACCAACGACCATCGTGGGGGCCCCGAAGACCACTCGTGAGTCATGATTTCGTTTGCAGTCCAATTTGCCTTGAATCGCCATTGGACAGACCTTGCGCGATCGCTAAGCTTTAAGGTTGTATTGTTTTGTTCGACTCGATGAAGGAACGTTATAGTGTTTGTGGCCGTCTCATTGGAAAGCATGCCCGATTTGTCAATTGAAGACGCGGTGGAGATCGCGGACGATTTGGAATTTGCGGCCGTTGAAATCGATATTCACGAGGATGGTGGCCACATTCGTCCCAGCGAGATCCTCAGCAATGTCGACACCGCCTACCACCGCATCCGTCTTTCGCATCGGATGGATATCGCCAGCTTCAGCATTCAATTGCAATCGACCGGCGACCAACACTACGAAGATTTTGCCGAACTGTGCAAGTTTGCCAAGCTCTGCAAAGTCGTCACGTTGACGGTCCCATCGGCCGAACTGGGAACACCGTTTAACGAAGAAGTCGAACACCTGCAACGGTTGGTCGACATCGCCGAAACCGAAGGTTGCCGCGTCGCCGTGCGAACGCAGATCGGCCGATTGAGCGAAGATCCCGACACGTTGATGGTGCTGTGCGATAACGTTCACGGCCTGGGAATCACGCTCGACCCAAGCGTCTTCATGTGCGGCCCTTGCAGTAACAAGAGCCTCGACCGGATCATGAAATACGTCTTCCACGTCCACCTGCGAGATTCGAAGCCCGATGCGTTTCAAGTTAGCGTCGGCCAGGGAGACCTCGATTACGCCAAGTTGATCGGCCAACTCTCGCACGAAAAATACGACCGCGCGTTCAGCATCCACATGTCTCCGATCGATGGCCTGGACCACCGCGTGGAGTTGCGAAAGCTGCGCCGCTTGACCGAATCGCTGCTGTAATACTTCCTGTCTTGCGACACCCGATCACGCACCGGCCGCGAATCACTCGGCGGCCGATGAACTCGCTTGCGGATCGGCAACCGAATCGATCAATTCCCCCACGGCCGCATAAAACTCGGCCGTGGGAGAATCGAGATGCCCAAAGTTCTCCAGTTCCAGAAATTGCTTGTTCTCTGAAGGACAAGCTTCGAACAACTGCTTGCCCGAGGTGAACGGCACGATCTCATCGATCGGACCGTGGATCTGCAGCAGGGGACCATCGTATTTCTGGATCCGCTCAACCGATGGATAGCGGTTTCGCATCAGCCAACGGATCGGCGCCCAAGGGTAGATCGACTGCGCCAATTCGACGATCGAATGGAAGGTGCGGTCGAGGATCAACGCCTTCACCCCCAGTTCCGACGCCAAGTGTGTGGCGATCCCGCCGCCGAGGCTCAGCCCCCAAACGATCACTTCGTCGTCGGCGATCCCTGACCGCTGCGCCAGCCACCGCTGCGCCGCCTCGCCATCTTGCAGCACTCCCGTTTCCGTAGGCTTCCCTTCACTTTTGCCATAGCCTCGGTAATCGAACACGAAGATCGAAACCTGGTAGAGATCGCGGAGCTCGGAAATCCAGTCCCCCAGATCGGCCACCTGTTGAGCATTACCGTGGCAAAACAGCAGCTGAGCCCTCGGCTGCGGATGCGGAAAATACCAACCATGTAATGCCGTTCCATCGGCCGACCTAAAGTTCACGTCTTCGAATTGCAGGTCGGGACGATTCCAATTAGCCGCCGCAACGGAGGGAGCGGGGTAGACCAACGAGGTTTCCAGCCAGGTCAACATCAGCAGCATCGCCAGGTAGAGTCCCACGACGACCGCAAGTGACATCCGGACACAGCGACGTGCCAGATTCCAATACGGCCGCCGGGCGGGAGCGGTTTCGTGTTGCGATTCGGATTCAAGTTGCGACGGGTTTGCGATTTCTTCAGTTGGCATCTTGCACCACTCGGCGAACGTTTGCTTCATCGACCGGATCGATCACGCCGCGATCGGTGATGATCGCGGTGATCAGTTCCGCCGGCGCGACATCAAACGCCGGATTGTAGACCTCGACGCCTTCGGGCACCGTTCGCTTGCCAAACGCTTCGGCGATCTCGTAAGCGGCACGTTGTTCGATCGGAATCAAATCGCCGCTAGCCAGCGAGAGATCAAATGTGCTGCACGGTGCGGCAACGTAAAACGGAATGTTGTGATGTTTGGCGAGCACCGACAATCCATACGTTCCGATCTTGTTGCACGCATCACCATTGGCAGCGATCCGGTCGGCACCGACGATCACCGCGTCGACACGGCCTTCCTTCATCACACAAGCTGCCATCGAATCGCAGATCACCGTCACCGGAACGCCATGCTGCTGCAGCTCCCACGCCGTCAAACGCGCTCCCTGCAACAGAGGCCGCGTTTCATCGGCGAAGACGTGTAGCGTCTGCCCCGAATCGTGAGCGGAATAGATCACCGCCAAGGCCGTGCCGTATTCAGCGGTCGCAAGCGCACCGGCGTTGCAATGCGTCAGCACATTTTTTGCCGCGGCGATCAACGGAGCACCGTGCCGGCCGATTGCGTGACAGGTCTCGCGATCCTGTTGATGGATCGCGCGGGCTTCGGCCAACAGAGCTTCCAAGAACGCATCGGTCTTCCCGAAGCCGTCGCGGTCGATCACTTTCCGCATGCGGTCCAAGGCCCAGAACAAATTGACAGCTGTCGGCCGGCTGGTCGCCAAATAATCGGCCGCAGCGTGAGCCTGCTGCTTCGCCTGCTCAACGCTCTGCCGCGTCGTTTCCGCAGCCCCAATGCAAACGCCATACGCCGCCGCGACTCCGATCGCGGGTGCTCCACGGACCGACAACCGCTTGATCGCCGTCCAAACCTGCTCGACCGACCGACAATCGATTTCGACAAGCTCGGTCGGCAAACGCGTTTGGTCGATCAACCGCAGATAGCCGCTGGTCTCCTGCTGCCAGGAAAGTGGTTCGATCTTGGCGGGGGTGCTCATCGTGCTGGTCTTCGAATTTCGAGTGACAAGAGGGGACGACCTGCCGAAACGTTTTATGCTCCGACGATTCCGAAAGGCTTCGCAATTGGAAAGCCTTCCCTGATGCGGTCTTCGATCGTGGCATGATCGCCGCATTGGGGCCGCGATTCAAGCCTGCCCCCCGTCGTTTTACTTCTGATAGATCGGCAGATAATGGTACTTCACCGACAGCGTCAGCATCGCCAGCGATGTCGAATAGACGTGGCCGATCCGCTTCTCATCGCCCCCTTCGGCCAACCACGATCCGTCTCCCTGCTGTCGTGGCAACAAGACTTTGGCCACCTGCTGCTCCGCCTCTTTCGCATGCTCGCCGCCGCGTTGATACATCCCTTGGGCGTAATAATAGGTGCCGTAGTGGAAGAAGCGGTCGTTGTGCTTGGGCGGATGCTGCATCAACCAATCGGAAGCTCCCGCGACCAGCGGCGAATCGTATTGACCGCAGACCTGCATCGCCAACAATCCGGCGGCGGTCATCGTGAAGCTGGCGTGGCGT
Above is a genomic segment from Rosistilla ulvae containing:
- a CDS encoding sugar phosphate isomerase/epimerase family protein, with translation MPDLSIEDAVEIADDLEFAAVEIDIHEDGGHIRPSEILSNVDTAYHRIRLSHRMDIASFSIQLQSTGDQHYEDFAELCKFAKLCKVVTLTVPSAELGTPFNEEVEHLQRLVDIAETEGCRVAVRTQIGRLSEDPDTLMVLCDNVHGLGITLDPSVFMCGPCSNKSLDRIMKYVFHVHLRDSKPDAFQVSVGQGDLDYAKLIGQLSHEKYDRAFSIHMSPIDGLDHRVELRKLRRLTESLL
- the mtnA gene encoding S-methyl-5-thioribose-1-phosphate isomerase, with the translated sequence MSTPAKIEPLSWQQETSGYLRLIDQTRLPTELVEIDCRSVEQVWTAIKRLSVRGAPAIGVAAAYGVCIGAAETTRQSVEQAKQQAHAAADYLATSRPTAVNLFWALDRMRKVIDRDGFGKTDAFLEALLAEARAIHQQDRETCHAIGRHGAPLIAAAKNVLTHCNAGALATAEYGTALAVIYSAHDSGQTLHVFADETRPLLQGARLTAWELQQHGVPVTVICDSMAACVMKEGRVDAVIVGADRIAANGDACNKIGTYGLSVLAKHHNIPFYVAAPCSTFDLSLASGDLIPIEQRAAYEIAEAFGKRTVPEGVEVYNPAFDVAPAELITAIITDRGVIDPVDEANVRRVVQDAN
- a CDS encoding alpha/beta hydrolase; its protein translation is MPTEEIANPSQLESESQHETAPARRPYWNLARRCVRMSLAVVVGLYLAMLLMLTWLETSLVYPAPSVAAANWNRPDLQFEDVNFRSADGTALHGWYFPHPQPRAQLLFCHGNAQQVADLGDWISELRDLYQVSIFVFDYRGYGKSEGKPTETGVLQDGEAAQRWLAQRSGIADDEVIVWGLSLGGGIATHLASELGVKALILDRTFHSIVELAQSIYPWAPIRWLMRNRYPSVERIQKYDGPLLQIHGPIDEIVPFTSGKQLFEACPSENKQFLELENFGHLDSPTAEFYAAVGELIDSVADPQASSSAAE
- a CDS encoding PfkB family carbohydrate kinase, coding for MLFDNFPDGQSILGGAPFNVAWNLQGFGMEPEFVSAIGDDDAGRRITERMQSWQMSTAGLQTNEHPTGEVQVEFQDGQPSYEIVPDRAFDFLKMPDFPVTSSGFALLYVGSLASRNAVSRDTIRQIIADSDLPRFVDINIRLPWFDKKWLHTLLHGAHWVKLSDEELSQLTDTPCKTADEIRAGVQRLSAEFGGEQFFVTCGSRGAYAVTGGELIVADAPTPNPMRDTVGAGDAFAATTIYGLLSGWDLQRTIRTATRFASRVCGLTGATSDDAALYQSVNDGLAT
- a CDS encoding platelet-activating factor acetylhydrolase IB subunit, which encodes MTLRRMTSVSCFLIAAMLTSVASAQATATKHDAITPVPREGGWMKRHESMNARVAKGNVDLVFIGDSITQGWEGRGKKVWADFYGDRNAVNLGIGGDRTQHVMWRLDNGNLEGISPKLAVVMIGTNNSGRNKPEEIAEGVTAIIHQLREKAPEMKILLLATFPRGATPADPKRQANETSNAIVAKLADNENIFYLDIGDKFLADDGSLSKEIMPDLLHLSEQGYTIWAESIEPSVTKLMGK
- a CDS encoding ceramidase; translation: MDWLLEPARMQFCERTLDGLIKHPADTWTNIGPLVAGIFILIYANRPLERLLGVAAMWTGLASGYFHASNTILGETLDLSGMFMFILSIAALQQHRSDPNRPGQRMLIAIVLVGSLILTVLSSFSTAFASPMFAVIVVIVVARGLYDSMLTRWAYAMVITFLIAWGFWWLDYMHIVCHPDNHILTGHGLWHLLNGVVFWCAFRHYQSTMPDPATELAEDQQPGD
- a CDS encoding DUF4332 domain-containing protein; translated protein: MLLERLDIDVYGPFGKKNIGPFSNGINAIWGPEGSGKTAIVDFIRGVMLGNQYDRHGATVGRVTWADHRGLYHCQRESDGTHDGRLLIDFSPRDAAYADERYRHYGYHSRRPDAIPPALVDMVVAPDTNETSIARVFEAAASVGFELACAVNRPSEEIERIKLRLVDIDAQIGRDYRGTENRDELEMRRRRLTTELETLERGSVVSEKSLDRPDRTFAEQRLRTAQLEATRLRHFQGELRESITDIQDEMDRLSQAPQHEPQRWTIAEDYRLQLEELDAQLVRWRRTMQEVRSLRERLQDSSDKPYYSDAATRPAYRSGADAASDPYEYLSSLEGRIDHAQRQLDALAGCYTDGYYRYGNDASTQARNLHAMRDELHTIREGLGRRDAHQPHARFDDELAQLRRCEQELMSAIERLIADRSDLMRLASREHGIPMDQLSSAYGDWNPYTDTPHLRDWLVSEHCPPSVGSSDAASARRQRLQDELTGLRSELQRADDQLATVVRDIDNLQRDMLSQPIERRPFVDSDRMAHLRNELADVRRRLEWLDSLDGLRRERARLDDELRRMEAAGHATQSPLIACANHWLTRLTAGRLRTIELVGPDQVRVDGRRESDISSDDRRTAALAVRMAVCCLMNENRTGMPLIIDDPVVHHHDHRSVARTLVEFAAGGNQVLVLTRSQALVDDLSEQGAWTDALPARNNLNNGAAGSDLYDVNRFLDMAWRESNGLYDNPSHTPGRSWSPANNYPRRRTMRGLYEPNHRKESRTGTTIDGETLIGRHFLTPESHIDLAPSVDSVAAARLRGIGVESVGDLLTSNAANIASRIGLAGVSDRTIRRWQIESDLVCRVPGLRPFDARILVGCGVTTPKELAQLHPTELLVKVERFLATDLGRETLRSGTSYELSRITTWIASASRAVLRGHRDGERQSTRTTRTSTRSRSGERSDESRGGRTTRVTRRRRTSSRDGQSGESTSRPLSSDHSSFPNPYDHESVRQRTGSVNSYRETYDYDGDGIADLEVEYEYDHDGNRVVRSTKRSSSRNGSGSSNSSSRSSSRLSSRSSNGSSDRDGSSNGRSQRSTRTRVTRTSRGERSERSTVPIDGDSKSRTLRYYLSKESDVVDAPSIGPSMAKRLEKAGVYTVADLLDADPAFVADKLNHRRITTETVRDWQMQSKLMCTSPMLRGHDAQLLVAAEITSVKQLSECNPQWLLDEVTPIAHSSEGKRILRGAPAPDLAEVTDWITWAGQRDQVVAA
- a CDS encoding sirohydrochlorin chelatase, whose product is MQACTRPGYLLIGHGTRDLDGTKEFLQLGKVLGEMLAPAPVEACFLELQQPTIGDAWQRMVAEGVDGICAMPLLLFAAGHAKRDIPEELQAACDAGATKNRSLPFAQTPPLQCHPKLLELSAIRAQQAIDAAGGVDLARTALVMVGRGSLDDGATAEMYRFSELRGQSLRPAVVRTGFVAMARPDLASVLDEVAQLPEIDTIVVQPHLLFQGDLNQRVMQMIDAAADRHRNRRWIAVDRLGPDPRLAQALIELAAEID